A single region of the Streptomyces sp. NBC_00236 genome encodes:
- a CDS encoding uridine kinase has protein sequence MRFEAITWERLADELAAHADALKPADGGPWLRIAVDGAPAARTAELAESVAQGLRLRGRAVLPVSTAGFLRPASLRYEYGRRDPDSYYGSWFDTGALWREVFGPLEPGGSGRVLPDLWDPVTDRATRSPYRHLPEGGVLVLHGPLLLGHWFPFDLSVHLRLSAGALRRRTPEDEQWTLPAFARYEDEAAPSENADAVVRADDPHRPAWTGLRRDG, from the coding sequence GTGCGATTCGAAGCGATCACCTGGGAGCGGCTGGCAGACGAGCTGGCCGCGCACGCCGACGCGCTGAAGCCCGCAGACGGCGGACCCTGGCTCAGGATCGCGGTCGACGGAGCTCCGGCGGCCCGTACCGCCGAACTGGCCGAGTCCGTCGCCCAGGGGCTGCGGCTGCGGGGCCGGGCGGTGCTCCCGGTGTCCACCGCGGGGTTCCTGCGGCCGGCGAGTCTGCGCTACGAGTACGGAAGACGGGACCCCGACTCGTACTACGGCAGCTGGTTCGACACCGGGGCCCTGTGGCGTGAGGTGTTCGGTCCGCTGGAGCCGGGCGGGAGCGGGCGGGTGCTGCCCGATCTGTGGGATCCGGTCACGGACCGGGCCACGCGGAGCCCGTACCGGCATCTGCCGGAAGGGGGGGTGCTGGTCCTGCACGGGCCGTTGCTGCTGGGGCACTGGTTCCCGTTCGACCTGAGTGTCCATCTGCGGCTGTCGGCCGGTGCGCTGCGGCGGCGCACGCCGGAGGACGAGCAGTGGACCCTGCCCGCGTTCGCCCGTTACGAGGACGAGGCGGCGCCCTCCGAGAACGCGGACGCGGTCGTCAGGGCCGACGATCCGCACCGTCCCGCCTGGACCGGGCTGCGGCGGGACGGGTAG
- a CDS encoding nuclear transport factor 2 family protein, which produces MDLEFARGFATQWQDDWNSHDLERILAHYHEDVTFSSPMIARFTGEASGTVRGKSELRAYWARGLELIPDLEFEVMDVRAGVDTLVIDYRNQIGGRVYEVLTFRDGLVSAGLGAYGETLAR; this is translated from the coding sequence ATGGATCTCGAATTCGCCCGCGGGTTCGCCACGCAGTGGCAGGACGACTGGAACTCCCACGACCTGGAACGCATCCTGGCGCACTACCACGAGGACGTGACGTTCAGCTCGCCCATGATCGCGCGGTTCACCGGCGAAGCCTCCGGCACGGTCCGCGGCAAGAGCGAGCTGCGCGCGTACTGGGCCCGGGGCCTGGAACTCATCCCCGACCTGGAGTTCGAGGTGATGGACGTGCGGGCGGGCGTCGACACGCTGGTGATCGACTACCGCAACCAGATCGGGGGCCGGGTGTACGAGGTGCTGACCTTCCGCGACGGCCTCGTGAGCGCCGGCCTCGGCGCGTACGGGGAGACACTCGCCCGCTGA
- a CDS encoding cupin domain-containing protein, whose amino-acid sequence MRSGRQQERQEGRQGQQRRLGKALVIGGCVAALGFVPAAAVATPGSGVSGTVVAEGTSVGKLKVKAPKGRTDVTFRTITVEPGGSTGWHTHRGQLIAVVKSGTLTRTLDDCTVEVTPAGTSFIEPSGARHRHVGRNLGTEPVVLWVTYLLPEGSPLSDDADAVDCGEK is encoded by the coding sequence GTGCGAAGTGGCAGACAGCAGGAGCGGCAGGAGGGTCGACAGGGACAGCAGCGGCGCCTGGGCAAGGCGCTTGTCATCGGGGGCTGCGTGGCCGCACTCGGCTTCGTACCGGCGGCGGCCGTCGCCACCCCCGGCAGCGGGGTGAGCGGCACTGTGGTCGCCGAAGGAACCTCGGTGGGCAAACTGAAGGTGAAGGCGCCGAAGGGGCGGACCGACGTCACCTTCCGGACGATCACGGTCGAGCCGGGCGGCTCCACCGGCTGGCACACCCACCGCGGCCAGCTGATCGCCGTCGTCAAGTCCGGGACGCTGACCCGCACCCTGGACGACTGCACGGTCGAAGTGACCCCAGCGGGCACGTCCTTCATCGAGCCTTCCGGTGCCCGGCACCGCCACGTCGGCCGCAATCTGGGCACGGAACCCGTCGTCCTCTGGGTGACCTATCTGCTGCCGGAGGGCAGCCCGCTCTCCGACGACGCCGACGCGGTGGACTGCGGAGAGAAGTAG
- a CDS encoding winged helix-turn-helix transcriptional regulator — translation MPRQQQPATRPARRRSYDQFCAGARALDAVGDRWTLLIVRELLAGPRRYTDLHADLPGVSTDVLASRLKDMEQGGLVTRRRLPPPAAASVYELTERGHGLLPVLAALAEWGAPALVERRPTDAVRAHWFALPLLRALEGFGGSVAGGVVDVHLDEGEFHVRTGKQAPGEPVYGDGPATRADARIVLDAALCLALGRGELTFAEAVKDGRIEVSGEGPLAVELRGA, via the coding sequence ATGCCACGTCAGCAACAGCCCGCAACCCGCCCGGCCCGCCGCCGGAGTTACGACCAGTTCTGTGCCGGCGCCAGGGCGCTGGACGCGGTCGGTGACCGGTGGACCCTGCTGATCGTCCGCGAACTGCTGGCCGGTCCCCGGCGCTACACCGATCTCCACGCCGACCTGCCCGGAGTCAGCACGGATGTCCTCGCCTCCCGGCTCAAGGACATGGAGCAGGGTGGGCTGGTCACCCGCCGCAGACTGCCACCGCCCGCCGCCGCCTCGGTGTACGAACTGACCGAGCGGGGGCACGGGCTGCTGCCCGTCCTCGCGGCGCTCGCCGAATGGGGCGCGCCGGCACTCGTGGAACGGCGGCCCACGGACGCGGTCCGGGCGCACTGGTTCGCCCTTCCGCTGCTGCGCGCCCTGGAGGGGTTCGGCGGATCGGTCGCCGGCGGGGTGGTCGATGTGCACCTGGACGAGGGCGAGTTCCATGTCCGTACGGGGAAGCAGGCGCCGGGCGAACCGGTCTACGGGGACGGGCCCGCAACCCGTGCCGACGCGCGCATCGTCCTTGACGCGGCGCTCTGTCTGGCGCTGGGCCGGGGAGAGCTGACGTTCGCCGAGGCCGTCAAGGACGGACGGATCGAGGTGTCGGGCGAGGGGCCGCTCGCCGTGGAGCTGCGCGGCGCGTGA
- a CDS encoding pyridoxal phosphate-dependent aminotransferase, whose amino-acid sequence MEFRQSSKLNEVCYEIRGPVIEHANALEEAGHSVLRLNTGNPALFGFEAPEEIVQDMIRMLPQAHGYTDSRGILSARRAVAQRYQAMGLSEIGVDDIFLGNGVSELISMAVQGLLEDGDEVLIPSPDYPLWTAVTTLAGGKAVHYVCDEESDWNPDLADMASKITDRTRAVVIINPNNPTGAVYPREVLEGILDLARRHGLMVFADEIYDQILYDDAEHHSVAVLAPDLVCLTFSGLSKTYRVAGFRSGWMVVSGPKQHARSYLEGLTMLASMRLCPNAPAQYAIQAALGGRQSIRDLVVPGGRLYEQRNRAWEKLNEIPGVSCVKPKGALYAFPRIDPKVHPIIDDEKFVLDLLLREKIQVVQGTGFNWARPDHFRILTLPYADDLDAAISRIGRFLAGYRQ is encoded by the coding sequence ATGGAATTCCGCCAGTCCAGCAAGCTCAACGAGGTCTGTTACGAGATCCGGGGCCCGGTCATCGAGCACGCCAACGCCCTGGAGGAGGCGGGCCACAGCGTGCTGCGGCTCAACACGGGCAATCCGGCGCTGTTCGGCTTCGAGGCGCCGGAGGAGATCGTCCAGGACATGATCCGGATGCTCCCGCAGGCCCACGGCTACACGGATTCGCGCGGCATCCTGTCCGCCCGCCGGGCCGTCGCGCAGCGCTATCAGGCCATGGGGCTCAGCGAGATCGGCGTCGACGACATCTTCCTCGGCAACGGTGTCTCCGAGCTGATCTCCATGGCGGTGCAGGGGCTGCTGGAGGACGGTGACGAGGTACTCATCCCCTCCCCCGACTACCCGCTGTGGACCGCGGTGACGACGCTGGCCGGCGGGAAGGCCGTGCACTACGTGTGCGACGAGGAGTCGGACTGGAACCCCGACCTCGCCGACATGGCCTCGAAGATCACCGACCGCACCCGGGCCGTCGTGATCATCAACCCGAACAACCCGACGGGTGCCGTCTACCCCCGCGAGGTGCTGGAAGGCATCCTCGACCTGGCCCGCAGGCACGGCCTGATGGTGTTCGCCGACGAGATCTACGACCAGATCCTGTACGACGACGCCGAGCACCACAGCGTGGCGGTGCTCGCCCCCGACCTGGTCTGCCTCACCTTCAGCGGGCTGTCGAAGACGTACCGCGTGGCCGGGTTCCGCTCGGGCTGGATGGTGGTGTCGGGACCCAAGCAGCACGCCCGCAGCTACCTGGAGGGGCTGACCATGCTCGCCTCCATGCGTCTGTGCCCCAACGCGCCCGCGCAGTACGCGATCCAGGCCGCGCTCGGCGGCCGCCAGTCCATCCGGGACCTGGTGGTGCCCGGCGGCAGGCTGTACGAGCAGCGCAACCGCGCCTGGGAGAAGCTGAACGAGATCCCCGGGGTGTCGTGCGTGAAACCGAAGGGGGCGCTGTATGCCTTCCCGCGCATCGACCCGAAGGTGCATCCGATCATCGACGACGAGAAGTTCGTCCTGGACCTGCTGCTGCGCGAGAAGATCCAGGTCGTACAGGGCACCGGCTTCAACTGGGCGCGGCCCGACCACTTCCGGATCCTGACCCTCCCGTACGCTGACGATCTTGACGCGGCGATCAGCCGCATCGGCCGCTTCCTGGCCGGGTACCGGCAGTGA
- a CDS encoding C39 family peptidase: MSCPACRVPVQTQFASFELVGPIVEGGLDPASDPAWADSGAKSPAEYARWAGHLCGMTCLRMALGADAPSLFSLRDGALEYGAYTEDDDGEIRGLVYAPFATYVREKHGLEATVHRHLAPAEILDLLDEGRSVMASVHYAIRHPQRPAPGRGGHLVLLTSRTADGTGVHFHNPSGTSASTRAAELPLAGFERFFAGRGVSLRATG; this comes from the coding sequence GTGAGCTGTCCTGCCTGCCGGGTCCCCGTCCAGACACAGTTCGCCTCGTTCGAGCTCGTCGGGCCGATCGTCGAGGGCGGTCTTGACCCGGCATCCGATCCCGCCTGGGCGGACTCCGGCGCGAAGTCGCCCGCCGAGTACGCGCGCTGGGCCGGTCATCTGTGCGGTATGACCTGTCTGCGCATGGCGCTCGGCGCCGACGCCCCGTCACTCTTCTCGCTGCGGGACGGAGCGCTCGAGTACGGCGCGTACACCGAGGACGACGACGGCGAGATCCGGGGACTGGTCTACGCCCCGTTCGCCACGTACGTACGCGAGAAGCACGGCCTGGAGGCCACCGTCCACCGTCATCTCGCACCGGCGGAGATCCTGGACCTGCTGGACGAGGGCCGGTCCGTCATGGCGTCCGTCCACTACGCGATCCGTCACCCGCAGCGGCCCGCGCCGGGACGCGGCGGCCATCTGGTGCTCCTGACGTCGCGCACGGCCGACGGGACGGGCGTGCATTTCCACAACCCGTCCGGCACATCGGCATCGACCCGGGCGGCGGAGCTGCCACTGGCCGGCTTCGAGCGCTTCTTCGCCGGGCGCGGGGTGTCGCTGCGCGCGACGGGGTGA
- a CDS encoding DUF7873 family protein, whose translation MAKLNQIIAVEKGVKSKAHQDLTAAHHGLQKAGLLAGISRTYQPKDEEGEQLPPESTLVQIKAEDVLRETAATLTRLFDVTATKDWANCAARADVSVDGRVLVSGVPVSYLLFLEKQLTDINTFVRKLPVLDASEAWSQDPSTDSWKTEPVRTLRTKKVPRNHVKAEATEKHPAQVEVYYEDIPIGYWTTVKFSGALPARRINELLDRVEKLQQAVKFAREEANGVDVTDQRVGDAVFGYLFG comes from the coding sequence GTGGCGAAACTCAATCAGATCATCGCAGTGGAGAAGGGCGTCAAGTCCAAGGCTCACCAGGACCTGACGGCGGCGCATCACGGCCTCCAGAAGGCCGGTCTGTTGGCCGGGATCTCCCGGACCTACCAGCCGAAGGACGAGGAGGGCGAGCAGTTGCCGCCCGAGTCGACCCTGGTGCAGATCAAGGCCGAGGACGTGCTGCGGGAGACCGCGGCGACGCTGACCCGCCTCTTCGACGTGACCGCCACCAAGGACTGGGCGAACTGCGCGGCCCGCGCCGACGTCTCGGTCGACGGACGCGTGCTGGTGAGCGGCGTGCCGGTGTCGTACCTGCTCTTCCTGGAGAAGCAGCTCACGGACATCAACACCTTCGTCCGCAAGCTCCCGGTGCTCGACGCCTCCGAGGCATGGAGCCAGGACCCGTCCACCGACTCCTGGAAGACCGAGCCGGTGCGGACCCTGCGGACGAAGAAGGTGCCCCGCAACCACGTGAAGGCGGAGGCCACCGAGAAGCACCCGGCGCAGGTCGAGGTGTACTACGAGGACATCCCCATCGGCTACTGGACCACGGTCAAGTTCTCCGGTGCGCTGCCCGCGCGGCGGATCAACGAACTGCTCGACCGGGTGGAGAAGCTCCAGCAGGCCGTCAAGTTCGCCCGCGAGGAGGCCAACGGCGTGGACGTCACGGACCAGCGGGTGGGTGACGCGGTCTTCGGTTACCTCTTCGGGTGA
- a CDS encoding DUF3574 domain-containing protein, producing the protein MSRLPHPTAANDPGSSDGSPAVRRRPRRRAALAAATAGLAVLAVGTPVAYATLGTDSPADARPAAARGKAYIETRLFFGTERPDGGPDVTDRQFLAFIDAEVTPRFPNGLTIQDGRGQWRDSNGVIERERSYELTLLYPASEARLRDPQIERIRNAYEKAYAQDSVARLEERTTADF; encoded by the coding sequence ATGTCCCGCCTGCCCCACCCCACCGCCGCGAACGACCCGGGCTCGTCCGACGGCTCCCCGGCTGTCCGCCGCCGCCCACGTCGTCGTGCCGCGCTCGCCGCGGCCACGGCGGGCCTCGCGGTCCTGGCCGTGGGCACACCGGTCGCCTACGCCACCCTGGGCACCGACTCCCCCGCGGACGCCCGGCCGGCTGCCGCGCGGGGCAAGGCATACATCGAGACACGGCTGTTCTTCGGCACCGAACGCCCCGACGGCGGCCCGGATGTGACCGACCGCCAGTTCCTGGCCTTCATCGACGCCGAAGTCACCCCGCGCTTTCCCAACGGGCTGACCATCCAGGACGGCCGGGGACAGTGGCGGGACTCCAACGGGGTCATCGAGCGGGAGCGCAGCTACGAACTGACCCTGCTCTACCCGGCGTCCGAGGCCCGACTGCGCGATCCGCAGATCGAGCGGATCCGCAATGCCTACGAGAAGGCGTACGCCCAGGACTCGGTGGCGCGGCTGGAGGAGCGCACGACGGCCGACTTCTGA
- a CDS encoding SWIM zinc finger family protein has product MSPRPHSSGARPVARSRPGPDDLRRTFEAVPARTSGDDEPFADSWWGRAWVTALEDLSMDAPRLARGRAYADSGKVAAITVTPGRVVAYVHGSRPRPYRAELRLRTLTDPDWDTFLDAVAARPGHLAALLAKEMPHSLADTAAAAGITLLPAADDLDPGCSCPDHGWPCKHVAALCYQMARLLDTDPFVLLLLRGRGERELVEDLGRRNAAHSARERPAPPATPSVPAREALADRFLPPLPAPFPVEPHPGRPPSYPEFPGARDPLALDQLATDAAARAHALLITGADPLAGLTAWQDAVRLAAARPTAGLTATTRALYRELASATGRNTTDLARAVAAWRQGGAEGLAVLETPWDPPAGPFDRARPALAAAGFPRFQPWRNHLTHPGGTLQLRFGHDNRWYGYESDPGEDEWWPRAAPDSDPVGALLELSGG; this is encoded by the coding sequence ATGAGCCCCCGCCCCCACTCCTCCGGCGCACGGCCCGTCGCCCGGTCCCGCCCCGGCCCCGACGACCTGCGGCGGACCTTCGAGGCCGTGCCGGCGCGCACCTCCGGCGACGACGAGCCGTTCGCGGACAGCTGGTGGGGCCGGGCATGGGTGACGGCGCTGGAGGACCTCTCGATGGACGCGCCCCGGCTGGCCCGCGGACGCGCGTACGCGGACAGCGGCAAGGTCGCCGCGATCACCGTCACGCCCGGTCGCGTCGTCGCCTACGTGCACGGCAGCCGCCCCCGGCCCTACCGTGCCGAGCTCCGGCTGCGCACGCTCACCGACCCCGACTGGGACACCTTCCTCGACGCGGTCGCCGCCCGCCCCGGCCACCTCGCCGCCCTCCTCGCCAAGGAGATGCCGCACTCCCTCGCCGACACAGCGGCCGCCGCCGGCATCACCCTGCTCCCCGCGGCGGACGACCTCGACCCCGGCTGTTCCTGCCCCGACCACGGCTGGCCGTGCAAGCACGTGGCGGCGCTCTGCTACCAGATGGCCCGGCTCCTGGACACCGACCCGTTCGTCCTCCTGCTGCTGCGCGGCCGGGGCGAACGCGAGCTCGTGGAGGACCTCGGCCGTCGCAACGCCGCACACTCCGCGCGGGAGCGGCCCGCTCCACCCGCCACCCCGTCCGTACCCGCCCGGGAAGCGCTCGCCGACCGTTTCCTGCCGCCGCTGCCCGCCCCGTTCCCGGTCGAGCCGCATCCGGGCCGGCCGCCCTCGTACCCCGAGTTTCCCGGGGCCAGGGACCCCCTGGCCCTCGACCAGCTCGCCACCGACGCGGCCGCCCGCGCCCACGCGCTGCTCATCACCGGCGCCGACCCGCTCGCCGGGCTCACCGCCTGGCAGGACGCGGTCCGGCTGGCAGCCGCCCGCCCCACGGCCGGACTCACCGCCACCACCCGTGCCCTCTACCGCGAACTGGCATCCGCCACCGGCCGCAACACCACCGACCTGGCCCGGGCCGTCGCCGCCTGGCGTCAGGGCGGAGCCGAGGGACTCGCCGTCCTGGAGACACCGTGGGACCCCCCGGCCGGCCCGTTCGACCGCGCCCGCCCGGCCCTCGCGGCGGCCGGCTTCCCGCGTTTCCAGCCCTGGCGCAACCACCTGACCCACCCCGGCGGCACACTCCAGCTCCGCTTCGGCCACGACAACCGGTGGTACGGCTACGAATCGGATCCCGGCGAGGACGAATGGTGGCCCAGGGCGGCGCCGGACTCCGACCCCGTGGGCGCACTCCTCGAACTCAGCGGCGGCTGA
- a CDS encoding DEAD/DEAH box helicase, which yields MGIAPQTHDAATGRLLRCAAVFLPATLPREGRMAFWDPEGHPLPDRDDLWAPGTGTGADTSAPAEADGSGVRTSEIIVVRHHGEQGDIRRSTVPALLLPLTEAVPLLARARHLRSAHPATRCWGAATLHALHLVSRGRMLPGLTADDHDAWRAGPRDAEDVAHLRAVAAAMPAEGYAIPFPDRTPLQVPDPEPLISSFLDAVADTLPRTPAAAFAMGAPFAAREGRHLPGVREWAVEVAAGLDAGVRVSLRLDLSAFELFDTEDRPGPAEDRDEGVPAPARHAGAAITQVHSLADPTYVVDAAALWNGSAGEPFGPRARIDAVLALRRAARVWAPLERLLDQPVPDVLALTEDELYELLGAGGARLAAAGVSVHWPRELARSLTATAVVRPAPGSATDGTSFFDAEQLFAFNWQLSLGDQKLTEAEMDVLAEAHRPVVRLRDQWVVVDPALVRKARKRELGLLDPVDALAVALTGSAEVDGEQVEAVPIGALAELRARIVEDDTLIAPPPGLDATLRDYQLRGLAWLDRMTSLGLGGCLADDMGLGKTITLIALHLHRAHPAPTLVICPASLLGNWHREINRFAPGVPVRRFHGTDRTLAEPDNGFVLTTYGTMRSSAAELASHSWGLVVADEAQHVKNPNSSTAKALRTIASPARVALTGTPVENNLSELWALLDWTTPGLLGPLKAFRARHARIVENTGTAAGIANDEAVERLSRLVRPFLLRRKKSDPGIAPELPPKTETDHPVFLTREQATLYEATVRETMAYIEASEGIARRGLIMKLLASLKQICNHPAQYLKEEPTRLTGRSGKLALLDELLDTILAEDGSVLIFTQYVTMARLLSAHLTSRAIPSQLLHGGTPVPERERMVDRFQSGEVPVFLLSLKAAGTGLNLTRAAHVIHYDRWWNPAVEEQATDRAYRIGQTQPVQVHRLIAEGTVEDRIGEMLLAKRALADAVLGTGETALTELSDRDLADLVSLRRPS from the coding sequence ATGGGTATCGCACCGCAGACGCACGACGCGGCCACCGGCCGCCTGCTGCGCTGCGCCGCGGTCTTCCTGCCGGCCACGCTCCCGCGCGAAGGGCGCATGGCGTTCTGGGACCCGGAAGGACACCCCCTGCCCGACCGGGATGACCTGTGGGCGCCCGGCACCGGCACCGGGGCGGACACATCCGCACCCGCCGAGGCGGACGGCTCGGGCGTGCGCACCTCCGAGATCATCGTCGTCCGGCACCACGGCGAGCAGGGAGACATCCGCCGGAGCACCGTGCCCGCCCTGCTGCTCCCCCTGACCGAGGCCGTACCCCTGCTGGCCCGGGCCCGCCACCTGCGGTCCGCGCACCCCGCCACCCGCTGCTGGGGCGCCGCCACCCTGCACGCGCTCCACCTCGTCTCCCGCGGCCGGATGCTGCCCGGACTGACCGCCGACGATCACGACGCCTGGCGGGCCGGCCCGCGTGACGCCGAGGACGTCGCCCATCTGCGCGCGGTCGCCGCCGCCATGCCCGCCGAGGGTTACGCGATCCCCTTCCCCGACCGCACCCCCCTCCAGGTCCCCGACCCCGAGCCGCTCATCAGCTCCTTCCTCGACGCGGTGGCCGACACCCTGCCCCGGACCCCCGCGGCAGCCTTCGCCATGGGCGCGCCCTTCGCCGCCCGGGAGGGCCGCCATCTGCCCGGCGTCCGCGAGTGGGCCGTGGAGGTCGCGGCCGGACTGGACGCGGGCGTACGGGTGTCGCTGCGCCTGGACCTCTCCGCGTTCGAGCTCTTCGACACCGAAGACCGGCCCGGCCCGGCAGAGGACCGGGACGAAGGCGTACCGGCCCCCGCCCGGCATGCCGGCGCCGCCATCACCCAGGTGCACAGCCTCGCCGATCCCACCTACGTCGTCGACGCGGCCGCCCTGTGGAACGGCTCGGCGGGCGAGCCCTTCGGCCCGCGGGCCCGGATCGACGCCGTGCTCGCCCTGCGCCGCGCCGCCCGCGTCTGGGCCCCGCTGGAACGGCTGCTGGACCAGCCGGTTCCCGACGTACTGGCCCTCACCGAGGACGAGTTGTACGAGCTGCTGGGTGCCGGCGGGGCGCGGCTGGCAGCCGCCGGGGTGAGCGTGCACTGGCCCAGGGAGCTCGCCCGTTCGCTCACCGCGACGGCGGTCGTGCGGCCCGCGCCGGGCTCGGCCACCGACGGCACCTCGTTCTTCGACGCCGAACAGCTCTTCGCGTTCAACTGGCAGCTCTCGCTGGGCGACCAGAAGCTGACCGAGGCCGAGATGGACGTGCTCGCCGAGGCACACCGGCCCGTGGTGCGGCTGCGCGACCAGTGGGTCGTCGTCGACCCCGCGCTCGTACGCAAGGCACGCAAGCGGGAGCTCGGCCTGCTCGACCCGGTGGACGCGCTCGCCGTCGCCCTGACCGGCAGCGCCGAAGTGGACGGCGAGCAGGTCGAGGCCGTCCCGATCGGCGCGCTCGCCGAACTGCGCGCCCGCATCGTCGAGGACGACACCCTCATCGCACCGCCGCCCGGCCTCGACGCCACCCTCCGCGACTACCAACTGCGCGGACTGGCCTGGCTGGACCGGATGACATCCCTGGGCCTCGGCGGCTGCCTCGCCGACGACATGGGCCTCGGCAAGACGATCACCCTCATCGCCCTCCATCTGCACCGGGCCCACCCCGCACCCACGCTCGTGATCTGCCCCGCCTCGCTGCTGGGCAACTGGCACCGGGAGATCAACCGCTTCGCACCCGGCGTCCCCGTGCGGCGGTTCCACGGCACCGACCGCACCCTCGCCGAGCCCGACAACGGCTTCGTCCTCACCACGTACGGCACGATGCGCTCCAGCGCCGCCGAACTGGCCTCCCACAGCTGGGGACTGGTCGTCGCCGACGAGGCACAGCACGTGAAGAACCCGAACTCCTCCACGGCGAAGGCGCTGCGCACCATTGCGTCCCCGGCCCGGGTCGCCCTGACCGGCACCCCCGTCGAGAACAACCTCTCCGAACTCTGGGCCCTGCTCGACTGGACCACTCCCGGGCTGCTCGGTCCCCTCAAGGCCTTCCGGGCCCGCCACGCCCGCATCGTGGAGAACACGGGAACCGCCGCAGGCATCGCCAACGACGAAGCGGTCGAGCGGCTCTCCCGGCTGGTCCGGCCGTTCCTGCTGCGCCGCAAGAAGTCGGACCCCGGCATCGCCCCCGAGCTGCCGCCCAAGACGGAGACCGACCACCCCGTCTTCCTCACCCGCGAACAGGCCACGCTCTACGAGGCCACGGTGCGCGAGACGATGGCCTACATCGAGGCGTCGGAAGGCATCGCCCGGCGTGGCCTGATCATGAAGCTGCTGGCCTCGCTCAAGCAGATCTGCAACCACCCCGCGCAGTATCTGAAGGAGGAGCCCACCCGTCTCACCGGCCGGTCCGGGAAGCTCGCCCTGCTCGACGAACTCCTCGACACGATCCTCGCCGAGGACGGCTCCGTGCTCATCTTCACCCAGTACGTGACGATGGCCCGGCTGCTCTCCGCCCACCTCACCTCGCGCGCGATCCCCTCCCAGCTCCTGCACGGCGGCACGCCGGTGCCGGAGCGGGAACGGATGGTGGACCGCTTCCAGTCCGGCGAGGTGCCGGTCTTCCTGCTCTCCCTCAAGGCCGCCGGCACCGGGCTCAACCTCACCCGGGCCGCCCATGTCATCCACTACGACCGCTGGTGGAACCCGGCGGTCGAGGAGCAGGCCACGGACCGCGCCTACCGCATCGGGCAGACCCAGCCGGTGCAGGTGCACCGGCTGATCGCCGAAGGCACCGTCGAGGACCGGATCGGCGAGATGCTGCTGGCCAAGCGAGCCCTGGCCGACGCCGTGCTCGGCACCGGCGAGACCGCGCTCACCGAGCTCAGCGACCGTGACCTGGCCGACCTCGTCTCGCTCCGGAGGCCGTCATGA
- a CDS encoding slipin family protein, which translates to MVQELLIAVVAAVSAGAVYTAAAARVVKQYERGVVLRLGRLRNDVRGPGFTMVLPGVERLRKVNMQIVTMPVPAQDGITRDNVTVRVDAVIYFKVVDAASAVVEVEDYRFAVSQMAQTSLRSIIGKSDLDDLLSNREKLNQGLELMIDSPAVGWGVQIDRVEIKDVSLPETMKRSMARQAEADRERRARVINADAELQASKKLAEAASEMSAQPAALQLRLLQTVVAVAAEKNSTLVLPFPVELLRFLERAQQPAQPQAVDRAPQEPAPPAPAGPAAPPASAPGHLRPAPPASPAPAPGQPRPTGPKPLARH; encoded by the coding sequence ATGGTCCAGGAGCTCTTGATCGCAGTGGTCGCGGCGGTATCGGCGGGTGCCGTGTACACGGCCGCTGCCGCCCGGGTCGTCAAGCAGTACGAGCGGGGCGTGGTGCTCAGGCTCGGCCGGCTCCGCAACGATGTGCGCGGGCCCGGATTCACCATGGTGCTGCCCGGCGTCGAGCGACTGCGCAAGGTCAACATGCAGATCGTGACCATGCCTGTGCCGGCGCAGGACGGGATCACCCGGGACAACGTCACGGTGCGGGTGGACGCGGTCATCTACTTCAAGGTGGTCGACGCCGCGAGCGCGGTCGTGGAGGTGGAGGACTACCGGTTCGCCGTCTCGCAGATGGCGCAGACGTCGTTGCGTTCGATCATCGGCAAGAGCGATCTGGACGATCTGCTCTCCAACCGGGAGAAGCTCAACCAGGGCCTGGAGCTGATGATCGACAGCCCCGCGGTGGGATGGGGTGTGCAGATCGACCGGGTCGAGATCAAGGACGTCTCGCTGCCGGAGACCATGAAACGCTCCATGGCCCGCCAGGCGGAGGCCGACCGTGAGCGGCGTGCCCGGGTCATCAACGCGGACGCGGAGCTCCAGGCGTCCAAGAAGCTGGCCGAGGCGGCGTCGGAGATGTCGGCCCAGCCCGCGGCGTTGCAGCTGAGGCTGCTGCAGACCGTGGTGGCCGTGGCGGCGGAGAAGAACTCCACCCTGGTGCTGCCGTTCCCGGTGGAGCTCCTCCGCTTCCTGGAACGGGCCCAGCAGCCGGCGCAGCCGCAGGCCGTGGACCGCGCACCACAGGAACCCGCCCCGCCCGCACCGGCCGGACCCGCCGCCCCACCGGCGTCTGCCCCCGGCCATCTGCGTCCCGCCCCGCCCGCGTCCCCGGCCCCGGCTCCGGGACAGCCCCGCCCCACCGGCCCGAAGCCGCTCGCCAGGCACTGA